One genomic window of Clostridioides sp. ES-S-0054-01 includes the following:
- the dnaX gene encoding DNA polymerase III subunit gamma/tau — protein MHKALYRAYRPQKFEDVIGQEHIIKTLKNQIYNDNIGHAYLFCGTRGTGKTSTAKIFSRAVNCLNKINEEPCNECEICESILKDNTMDVVEIDAASNNSVDDIRELRESVKYSPANAKYKVYIIDEVHMLSQGAFNALLKTLEEPPSYVIFILATTEPHKIPATILSRCQRYDFKRVTVKDMTIRMKKICEDEGIDIDDKALNLIARNSQGALRDALSILDQCISFGENKIDYKDVVELMGSVNIEQLFELSQCIVEQDTKKSIEILNEFVLWGKDIRNLINDLIDHFRNLMVCKVSSELDEIISLPEEIIEQLKFQSKNIDINDLIRILNILSSTQDDIKSSSNPRVLVEITIMKIAQPMFDESKEALIKRVENLEKMIELGSFKVEKIGYSKEKEYEVNREIDVKQENVVYEDVKNEDVILIETSWKNILKQIKKDKKMPIYALLSEVKSFNVYSNMLYVIFDDKFDFAKTRLNSQDTIDYLEKTIRDVLNRSFNVKIVLTSEVKDINLEVKEKKDIGEEILKNIVNEEILEIKDHIDENESK, from the coding sequence ATGCATAAAGCATTATATAGAGCATATAGACCACAAAAGTTTGAGGACGTTATTGGTCAAGAGCATATTATTAAGACTTTAAAAAATCAAATATATAATGATAATATAGGACATGCTTATTTGTTTTGTGGCACAAGAGGTACTGGTAAGACATCTACTGCAAAGATTTTTTCAAGAGCAGTGAACTGTTTGAATAAAATAAATGAAGAGCCATGTAATGAGTGTGAGATATGCGAATCTATATTAAAGGATAATACGATGGATGTTGTAGAGATAGATGCAGCATCAAATAACAGTGTGGATGATATAAGAGAGCTTAGAGAAAGTGTGAAATATTCTCCAGCTAATGCTAAATATAAAGTATATATAATAGATGAAGTTCATATGTTGTCTCAAGGAGCTTTTAATGCGTTATTAAAGACATTAGAGGAGCCTCCCTCATATGTAATCTTTATATTAGCTACTACTGAGCCTCATAAGATACCTGCAACTATTTTATCGAGATGCCAAAGATACGATTTTAAAAGAGTTACTGTTAAAGATATGACTATTAGAATGAAAAAGATTTGTGAAGATGAAGGCATTGATATAGATGATAAAGCTCTTAATTTAATAGCTAGAAATTCTCAAGGGGCTCTTAGAGATGCACTTAGCATATTAGACCAATGTATATCATTTGGAGAAAACAAGATAGATTATAAAGATGTTGTTGAATTGATGGGAAGTGTCAATATAGAACAATTATTTGAATTGTCTCAATGTATTGTAGAGCAAGATACTAAAAAATCTATTGAGATATTAAATGAATTCGTTTTATGGGGGAAAGATATAAGAAATCTTATAAATGATTTAATTGACCATTTTAGAAACTTAATGGTATGTAAGGTTTCATCAGAATTGGATGAGATAATTTCATTGCCAGAAGAAATTATAGAACAACTTAAATTTCAGTCTAAAAATATAGATATAAATGATTTAATAAGGATTTTAAATATATTATCATCAACTCAAGATGACATAAAGTCATCTTCAAATCCAAGGGTTTTAGTGGAAATAACTATAATGAAGATTGCTCAACCAATGTTTGATGAAAGTAAAGAAGCTCTTATAAAAAGAGTTGAGAACTTAGAAAAAATGATTGAACTGGGGAGCTTTAAGGTTGAAAAAATTGGCTATAGTAAAGAAAAAGAGTATGAGGTCAATAGAGAAATAGATGTAAAACAAGAAAATGTAGTTTATGAAGATGTAAAAAATGAGGACGTTATACTTATAGAGACATCTTGGAAGAATATACTTAAACAAATTAAAAAAGATAAAAAAATGCCAATATACGCACTTTTAAGTGAGGTAAAAAGCTTTAATGTATATTCCAATATGTTGTATGTTATATTTGATGATAAATTTGATTTTGCAAAAACTAGACTGAACTCCCAAGATACAATAGATTATTTAGAAAAAACAATAAGAGATGTTTTAAATAGAAGCTTTAATGTAAAAATAGTATTGACATCAGAAGTCAAAGATATAAATCTTGAAGTTAAAGAGAAAAAGGATATTGGTGAAGAGATATTAAAGAACATAGTAAATGAAGAGATATTAGAAATAAAAGACCATATTGATGAAAATGAAAGTAAATAA
- a CDS encoding YbaB/EbfC family nucleoid-associated protein, producing MAKKGFGGGMMPGGGNMNNLLKQAQKMQENMQKAQQELENKEVEASVGGGAVTVKVNGKKEVLNITIKPEVVDPDDIEMLQDLVLSAVNQALRNIDDIQASQMSKVTGGMNIPGLF from the coding sequence ATGGCTAAAAAAGGTTTTGGAGGCGGAATGATGCCTGGTGGTGGAAATATGAATAACTTATTAAAGCAGGCTCAAAAAATGCAAGAAAATATGCAAAAAGCTCAACAAGAGTTAGAGAATAAAGAAGTAGAAGCTTCAGTTGGTGGAGGAGCAGTTACTGTAAAGGTTAATGGTAAAAAAGAAGTTCTTAATATAACTATCAAGCCAGAAGTAGTTGATCCAGATGATATAGAAATGTTACAAGATTTAGTTTTAAGTGCAGTAAATCAAGCATTGAGAAATATTGATGATATACAAGCAAGTCAAATGAGCAAGGTAACTGGAGGTATGAATATACCTGGGTTATTCTAG
- the recR gene encoding recombination protein RecR has translation MQVYTGPITRLIEEFSKLPGVGRKTAQRLAFHIINMNTNDVEALSKAIIDAKREIRYCSICCNITDTDPCSMCSNKNRDSSIICVVEDPRDVAAMERTREFKGQYHVLNGVISPMDGIGPDMLKIKELIQRLGNQEVKEIIMATNPTIEGEATAMYIARLVKPMGIKVTRIAHGLPVGGDLEYADEVTISKALEGRREI, from the coding sequence ATGCAAGTTTATACAGGTCCAATAACGAGACTTATAGAAGAATTTTCAAAGCTTCCTGGAGTAGGAAGAAAGACTGCTCAAAGGTTGGCTTTTCATATTATTAATATGAATACTAATGATGTGGAAGCTTTATCTAAAGCGATTATAGATGCAAAAAGGGAAATAAGATATTGTTCAATCTGTTGTAATATAACAGATACAGATCCATGTAGCATGTGTTCAAATAAAAATAGAGATTCAAGTATTATATGTGTGGTAGAAGATCCAAGAGATGTAGCAGCTATGGAGAGAACGAGAGAGTTTAAAGGTCAATATCATGTATTAAATGGAGTGATTTCTCCAATGGATGGGATTGGACCAGATATGCTAAAGATAAAGGAACTTATACAAAGACTTGGCAATCAGGAAGTCAAAGAAATAATAATGGCAACAAATCCCACTATTGAAGGAGAAGCTACAGCTATGTATATTGCTAGGTTAGTAAAGCCAATGGGCATTAAAGTTACTCGGATAGCTCATGGTCTTCCTGTTGGAGGCGATTTAGAGTATGCAGATGAGGTCACAATATCAAAAGCCCTAGAAGGTAGAAGAGAAATATAA
- a CDS encoding glycosyl transferase yields MSKKVLIMSASTGGGHNRAALAIKEELTSKTLDGEPIECEIIDSLKLVNNTMDKIISRGYEKSAIYTPKAYGSVYRLSETNLLSKNEFKGNLIITFMAKKFKKLIRNKKPDLIIGTHPFPMIALSTLKKNFNLHNNESNTYTEYFYKHYTNTINVPPLISVLTDYTTHSTWIQNEIDYYIVGHEYVKELLVFDGVEPSKIRTFGIPVEKSFLSHRDKEIVLSELNLSPDKLTVLLMGGSFGAGNIKETLDELLDTDRDFQILVITGRNESLKEKIEKKLISRYHDKNVCVLGYTDKMNDILASIDVLVSKPGGLTTTEALLKDVPMIVPYYIPGQEEENLDFLSNCGAALRTTKKYNLSILLKVLIDDPSRLEMLKRNIKSIRKSNSAQNIANLILNIISD; encoded by the coding sequence ATGAGCAAAAAAGTATTAATAATGTCTGCTTCCACTGGTGGCGGGCATAATAGGGCTGCTCTAGCTATTAAAGAAGAACTTACTTCCAAAACACTTGATGGAGAGCCAATTGAATGTGAGATAATAGATAGTTTGAAATTGGTTAATAACACAATGGATAAAATAATTTCAAGAGGATATGAGAAATCTGCTATATATACTCCCAAGGCATATGGAAGTGTATATAGATTATCCGAAACAAACCTTTTATCAAAAAATGAATTTAAAGGCAACCTAATAATAACATTCATGGCAAAAAAATTTAAAAAGCTTATTAGAAACAAAAAACCAGATTTGATTATCGGAACGCATCCTTTTCCAATGATTGCTCTTAGTACATTGAAAAAAAACTTTAATTTACATAATAATGAATCAAATACTTACACAGAGTATTTTTATAAACATTATACAAACACTATTAATGTTCCTCCACTTATTTCTGTATTGACCGATTATACTACTCATTCCACATGGATACAAAATGAAATTGATTACTATATAGTTGGTCATGAATACGTAAAAGAATTATTGGTGTTTGATGGAGTTGAGCCCAGTAAAATTAGAACATTTGGAATTCCTGTTGAAAAGTCCTTTCTATCTCATAGAGATAAAGAAATTGTTCTTTCTGAGTTAAATTTATCTCCTGATAAATTAACTGTTTTACTTATGGGTGGTAGTTTTGGAGCTGGAAATATAAAAGAGACACTTGATGAATTACTGGATACTGATAGAGATTTTCAAATTCTTGTAATAACTGGTAGGAATGAAAGTTTAAAAGAAAAAATCGAAAAAAAACTTATATCTCGTTATCATGATAAAAATGTATGTGTTCTTGGATATACTGATAAAATGAATGATATTTTAGCTTCCATAGATGTATTAGTGAGCAAACCTGGTGGACTCACTACAACTGAAGCACTTTTAAAAGATGTACCTATGATCGTTCCATATTATATACCTGGTCAGGAAGAAGAGAATCTTGATTTCTTATCCAATTGTGGTGCAGCACTTAGAACTACAAAAAAATATAATTTATCAATATTGTTAAAGGTTCTAATAGATGATCCTAGCAGATTAGAAATGCTAAAAAGAAATATTAAATCAATAAGAAAATCAAATTCAGCCCAAAATATAGCTAATTTAATTTTAAATATAATTTCTGATTGA
- a CDS encoding pyruvate carboxylase: protein MLKKFNKILVANRGEIAIRIFRACSELGIKSVGIYSKEDKYGLFRTKADESYLIGEGKGPIDAYLDMDGIIDLAKRKKVDAIHPGYGFLAENAEFARKCEENGITFIGPSSKVMNMMGDKINSKKIAKEVNVQTIPGVEKAIRSTEEAKEVANKIGYPVMIKASNGGGGRGMRIVHCEEDLELEYETACSESRKAFGEDIIFIEKYIADPKHIEVQILGDNYGNIVHLYERDCSVQRRHQKIIEYAPAFSLDDEVRKEICEDAVKLSKHVGYSNAGTLEFLVDANGGHYFIEMNTRVQVEHTVTEMVTGIDIVQSQILIAQGYSLDSEEINIKSQDDVEIRGYSIQCRITTEDPKNKFMPDTGKIQVYRTGSGFGIRLDGGNGFTGANISPHYDSLLVKTISWDRTFQGAINKTIRSIKELRVRGVKTNVGFLVNVLNNPIFSNGKCSTKFIDENPDLFKITESKDRGTKLLQFIGDVIVNDNACKEKPLFDALHDPRMDKDGSKAEGSKILFDKLGKSAYIEKIKNDKKLLLTDTTMRDAHQSLLATRIRTYDLLKAAKPTEKYQKDLFSLEMWGGATYDVAYRFLKESPWRRLQKLREEIPSIMFQMLLRASNGVGYKNYPDNVIEEFTKESARQGIDVFRIFDSLNWVENMKPSINTALETGKIVEATMCYTGDILDKTKTKYNLEYYIKMAQELESLGADIIAIKDMSGLLKPYSAYTLVKELKKNVKAPIHLHTHDTSGNGVATCLMASEAGVDIIDAALESMAGLTSQPSLNAIVEALKNTERDTCIDLFGYDELGKYYKDLRKVYNKFESDLTNSCAEIYNFEIPGGQYTNLKPQADSLGLVNRFDEVKEKYKEANEVVGDIIKVTPSSKVVGDLAIFMTKNKLDKDNIIEEGKNLSFPDSVVDYCKGMIGQPEGGIPKDLQEVVLKGEEAITVRPGSLLPAEDFDEIAKYLNEKYDINANIRNVISYALYPKVYEDYIKHLQHYNDISKLESDVFFYGLNKNEECEVEIEEGKVLTIRLVEIGEVKENGFRTIGFELNGMVREVEIKDKNFSGKINNVEKADMNDPLQIGASIPGKVIKIMVKEEDEVKANQPLIVIEAMKMETIIVAKTDGVIKSIKVKEDDMVEDKQLLMIMK from the coding sequence ATGCTTAAAAAGTTTAATAAAATACTAGTAGCTAACAGAGGCGAAATAGCTATAAGGATATTTAGAGCCTGTTCAGAATTGGGAATAAAAAGTGTTGGTATATACAGTAAAGAAGATAAATATGGATTATTTAGAACAAAAGCAGATGAATCATATTTGATAGGAGAAGGTAAAGGGCCAATAGATGCATATCTAGATATGGATGGAATAATAGATTTAGCAAAGAGAAAAAAAGTTGATGCTATACATCCGGGATATGGTTTTTTAGCAGAGAATGCAGAATTTGCTCGTAAGTGTGAAGAGAATGGAATTACTTTTATAGGACCATCATCTAAAGTAATGAATATGATGGGGGATAAGATAAATTCTAAAAAAATCGCAAAAGAAGTTAATGTTCAAACTATACCAGGAGTAGAAAAAGCAATAAGAAGTACTGAGGAAGCCAAAGAAGTTGCAAACAAAATAGGATATCCTGTTATGATAAAAGCATCTAATGGTGGTGGCGGTAGAGGTATGAGAATTGTACACTGCGAAGAAGACTTAGAGCTTGAATATGAAACTGCTTGTAGTGAATCAAGAAAAGCTTTTGGAGAAGATATCATATTTATAGAAAAATATATAGCTGATCCAAAACATATAGAAGTTCAAATATTAGGAGATAACTATGGAAATATAGTTCACTTATATGAGAGAGATTGTTCTGTTCAAAGGAGACACCAAAAAATAATAGAATATGCACCAGCTTTTTCACTAGATGATGAAGTAAGAAAAGAAATATGCGAGGATGCAGTTAAGTTATCAAAGCATGTGGGTTATTCTAATGCCGGAACATTAGAATTCTTAGTAGATGCAAATGGTGGACATTACTTTATAGAAATGAACACAAGAGTACAGGTTGAACATACTGTAACAGAGATGGTTACAGGAATAGATATAGTTCAAAGCCAAATACTAATAGCCCAAGGATACAGCTTAGATAGTGAAGAAATCAATATAAAATCACAAGATGATGTGGAAATAAGAGGATACTCTATCCAATGTAGAATAACTACAGAAGACCCTAAGAATAAATTCATGCCTGATACAGGTAAAATTCAAGTTTATAGAACTGGTTCAGGGTTTGGTATAAGGCTAGATGGAGGAAATGGATTTACAGGAGCAAACATAAGTCCTCACTATGATAGTTTATTAGTTAAAACAATATCTTGGGATAGAACATTCCAAGGAGCAATAAATAAAACTATAAGATCTATAAAAGAACTTAGAGTTAGAGGTGTTAAAACTAATGTAGGATTCTTAGTTAATGTTTTAAATAATCCTATATTTTCAAATGGTAAATGTAGTACTAAATTTATAGATGAAAATCCAGATTTATTTAAAATAACAGAAAGTAAAGATAGAGGAACAAAATTACTTCAGTTCATAGGTGATGTAATTGTAAATGATAATGCTTGTAAAGAAAAGCCATTATTTGACGCATTACATGACCCAAGAATGGATAAGGATGGTTCAAAGGCAGAAGGAAGTAAAATACTTTTTGATAAGTTAGGTAAATCTGCGTATATAGAAAAGATAAAAAATGATAAGAAATTATTATTAACAGATACAACAATGAGAGATGCACATCAATCATTATTAGCAACAAGAATAAGAACATATGACTTATTAAAAGCAGCTAAGCCAACAGAAAAATATCAAAAGGATTTATTCTCACTTGAAATGTGGGGTGGAGCTACTTATGATGTTGCATATAGATTTTTAAAAGAATCTCCTTGGCGTAGATTGCAAAAACTAAGAGAAGAAATACCAAGTATAATGTTCCAAATGTTACTTAGAGCATCAAATGGAGTTGGATATAAAAACTATCCAGATAATGTAATAGAAGAATTTACAAAAGAATCTGCTAGACAAGGTATAGATGTATTTAGAATATTTGACTCATTAAACTGGGTTGAAAATATGAAACCATCTATTAATACAGCTTTAGAAACTGGAAAAATTGTTGAAGCAACTATGTGTTACACAGGTGATATACTAGATAAGACTAAAACTAAATATAATCTGGAATATTATATTAAAATGGCACAAGAACTAGAAAGTTTAGGAGCCGATATAATAGCAATAAAAGATATGTCAGGGCTTCTTAAACCATATTCAGCTTATACACTAGTTAAAGAGTTAAAGAAAAATGTAAAAGCACCAATACATTTACACACTCATGATACAAGTGGAAATGGTGTAGCAACTTGTTTAATGGCATCAGAAGCTGGTGTAGACATAATTGATGCTGCACTAGAATCTATGGCAGGACTTACAAGTCAACCATCACTTAATGCTATAGTAGAGGCTCTTAAGAATACAGAAAGAGACACATGTATAGATTTATTTGGATATGATGAGTTAGGAAAATATTATAAGGATTTAAGAAAAGTTTATAATAAATTTGAAAGTGATTTAACTAATTCTTGTGCAGAAATATACAATTTTGAAATACCAGGAGGTCAATATACAAACCTAAAACCTCAAGCTGATAGTTTAGGATTAGTTAATAGATTTGATGAAGTTAAAGAAAAATATAAAGAAGCTAATGAAGTTGTAGGAGATATAATAAAAGTAACTCCATCTTCAAAAGTTGTAGGAGATTTAGCTATCTTTATGACTAAAAATAAATTAGATAAAGACAATATAATAGAAGAAGGTAAAAACTTATCATTCCCAGACTCTGTTGTGGACTACTGTAAAGGTATGATTGGTCAACCAGAAGGTGGAATACCAAAAGATTTACAAGAGGTAGTTTTAAAAGGTGAAGAAGCTATTACAGTAAGACCAGGTTCATTATTACCAGCAGAAGATTTTGATGAAATAGCTAAATATCTAAATGAAAAATATGATATAAATGCTAATATAAGAAATGTTATAAGTTATGCTTTATATCCAAAAGTATATGAAGATTATATCAAACATTTACAACACTATAATGATATATCTAAACTTGAAAGTGATGTATTCTTCTATGGATTAAATAAAAATGAAGAATGTGAAGTAGAAATAGAAGAAGGTAAAGTATTAACAATAAGATTAGTTGAAATCGGTGAAGTTAAGGAAAATGGATTTAGAACTATAGGATTTGAGTTAAATGGAATGGTTAGAGAAGTAGAGATAAAAGATAAGAACTTCTCTGGAAAAATTAATAATGTTGAAAAGGCTGATATGAATGACCCCCTTCAAATTGGAGCAAGTATTCCAGGAAAAGTTATAAAAATAATGGTTAAAGAAGAGGATGAAGTAAAAGCAAATCAACCATTAATAGTTATAGAGGCTATGAAGATGGAAACTATAATAGTTGCTAAGACTGATGGAGTAATTAAGTCAATCAAAGTAAAAGAAGATGATATGGTTGAAGATAAACAATTATTAATGATAATGAAGTAA
- a CDS encoding elongation factor G, whose product MKVYDSKMLRNVAVLGHSGCGKTNLIETIAYTANTNKIPKLTDKVNMTYSMGLIPIEYNDYKFNLLDTPGYFDFSGDVVSSLRASDAAIIVIDATAPIQVGTEKSLELTESIPKIMFINKIDNEKARYKDAIAMLREKYNNKIVPMISPIYKDKNFVKLHNVFENIDDLEGEFKEQAMSVKEALMELIAETDDQILDKYFNGEELTTEEIQKGIIIGIQRGDIIPVICGSTINNIGTKEILDTISSYLEPIFTEESKPFRGLVFKTMVDPFVGKMSYIKITEGVLSKDKDIFSINKNVKEKIANIYTLRNSELVEIEKAKAGDIVVITKVNSLKTGDTISADKDAKVLEKIDFPKPQIYYAVTPKNKGDEEKVASVLNKLVEEDPTLHWYRNTETKQALLGGQGELHIKTIKNKMKDKFGVDVELNDLKVPYRETIKGTADVQGKHKKQSGGHGQYGDVKIRFERCESDFEFTEEIFGGSVPKQYIPAVEKGLKDSMQKGILAGYPVTNIKATLYDGSYHDVDSSEMAFKMAASAAFKKGMEEAHPILLEPIMKLKITVPEEYMGDVMGDINKRRGKIFGMEPDNKGKQIIFAEAPQAETFKYAIDLRAMTQGRGYFEMELERYGEVPSQFAEKIIGLATAK is encoded by the coding sequence ATGAAGGTTTATGATAGTAAAATGTTGAGAAATGTAGCGGTATTAGGACATAGCGGATGTGGAAAAACAAATCTAATCGAAACTATAGCTTACACAGCAAACACTAATAAGATACCTAAATTAACAGACAAGGTAAATATGACTTATAGCATGGGATTAATACCTATAGAGTATAATGATTATAAGTTTAACTTATTGGATACCCCAGGATATTTTGACTTTAGCGGAGACGTTGTGTCATCTCTTAGAGCAAGTGATGCAGCAATAATAGTAATAGATGCAACAGCACCTATTCAAGTTGGTACAGAGAAATCATTAGAACTAACTGAGAGTATTCCTAAGATAATGTTTATAAATAAAATAGATAATGAAAAAGCAAGATATAAAGATGCAATAGCAATGTTAAGAGAAAAATACAATAATAAGATAGTTCCTATGATAAGTCCTATATACAAAGATAAAAACTTTGTAAAGTTGCATAATGTATTTGAAAACATAGATGATTTAGAAGGTGAGTTCAAGGAACAAGCTATGAGTGTTAAAGAGGCATTAATGGAGCTTATAGCAGAAACTGATGACCAAATATTAGATAAATATTTTAATGGTGAAGAATTAACTACAGAAGAGATACAAAAAGGTATTATTATAGGTATACAAAGAGGTGATATTATACCTGTAATATGTGGTTCAACTATAAATAATATAGGTACAAAGGAAATATTAGATACAATATCAAGTTATTTAGAACCTATCTTTACAGAGGAAAGCAAACCATTTAGGGGATTAGTATTTAAAACTATGGTTGACCCATTTGTTGGAAAGATGTCATATATAAAAATTACTGAGGGTGTACTTTCTAAGGATAAAGATATTTTTAGTATAAATAAAAATGTAAAAGAAAAAATAGCTAATATATATACATTGAGAAATAGTGAATTAGTAGAAATAGAAAAAGCTAAAGCTGGTGATATAGTAGTTATAACTAAAGTTAATTCTCTAAAAACAGGAGACACTATATCTGCAGATAAAGATGCAAAAGTTTTAGAAAAGATAGATTTTCCTAAACCACAAATATATTATGCAGTAACTCCTAAGAATAAAGGGGATGAAGAAAAAGTAGCATCTGTATTAAATAAACTGGTAGAAGAGGACCCTACATTACATTGGTATAGAAATACAGAGACAAAGCAAGCCCTTTTAGGAGGTCAAGGAGAACTTCATATAAAAACAATTAAAAATAAAATGAAAGATAAATTTGGTGTTGATGTTGAATTGAATGACCTTAAAGTTCCTTATAGAGAAACTATAAAAGGGACAGCTGATGTGCAAGGAAAACATAAAAAACAATCAGGTGGTCATGGTCAATATGGAGATGTAAAAATAAGATTTGAAAGATGTGAATCTGATTTTGAATTTACAGAAGAAATATTTGGAGGTTCTGTACCAAAACAATATATACCAGCAGTTGAAAAAGGTCTAAAAGATTCCATGCAAAAAGGTATATTAGCAGGTTATCCAGTTACAAATATAAAAGCTACACTTTACGATGGTTCATACCATGATGTAGACTCTTCTGAAATGGCCTTTAAGATGGCAGCAAGTGCAGCCTTTAAAAAAGGTATGGAAGAAGCACACCCAATACTACTAGAACCTATAATGAAACTTAAAATAACTGTTCCAGAAGAATATATGGGAGATGTTATGGGTGATATAAATAAGAGAAGAGGAAAAATATTTGGAATGGAACCAGATAACAAAGGTAAACAAATAATATTTGCAGAAGCTCCACAGGCAGAGACATTTAAATATGCAATAGATTTAAGAGCAATGACACAAGGTAGAGGATACTTTGAAATGGAACTAGAGAGATATGGAGAGGTTCCATCACAATTTGCAGAAAAAATAATTGGGTTAGCTACTGCAAAGTAA